In Fragaria vesca subsp. vesca linkage group LG5, FraVesHawaii_1.0, whole genome shotgun sequence, the genomic stretch ACTAGTTATTTGGTTTGAAAACATGAGGTTTGATCGAGAGTAGATGTTTTCTAGGGTTCTAAAGGATTTATTTAATTTTTTGATTAGAGAGTTGTAAGTTAAGAATACAAATGCTTGATCATAGTCAATATTCTTGTTTACATGATTTTCTAGTTCTTTTGTGCTTAATGGAGTTGAACATGTTTACTTGAACCTGATCATAACGTGAAGTAGATTATAGTTTGACTACTTGAGTTTTATACGGGATCAATAAGTTAGAATTCATTGGTTAGAAGAACTTTGGCATATGTCTGGGATCAATAAGACTTATGTACAGAAATCTTTAGCATGCAATCTAAGAAATTCAATTGCTATCAACTAGAGAGGAGGGTAGGAGTATTAGGTGGTGGATTCAATGCTTTAGCATCTTTATAATTTGTTTTTCAACTCTTAGAAATTTCATTGTTCTTTTGTCTTTAATTTCAGTTTTATCACTTTAGTTTTCTATTTTCATTCATCAAAATCATAAAATCAGTGTGTTTATTTCATTAGGTGTAGTATAATTGATATAATAAGTTGTTCTAATCAATGCATAGAGGGAACAACCTCGTGCTTGCACTTCTATTCTATAAGTGGTTTGTGCATTTGCGAGTACTATATTAAAACATACAATAAGTTTTTGACGCCGTTAGCCATGGATTGTGTTAATTCAATTTGATTTGTCAGTTGTGCAATACTTAATTCTTGTTTATTTTCTGTTTTATTTTTTTTTCCTTTTTTTTTTCTTGTATTATTTTTGTTTGTTTTTTCTTGTATGTTTGAATTTGGGTTTATGCAAGGTCGTCGATCTCAGAACTTAGATCTCATTGTCTACGATCCAGAGATTGAACGAACTCGTAGAAGACTATTGAGGCAAGGGCGAGCTCAAGCTCAAGTTCAAGGTGCAATGGCAGATGAGGAGACGAAAGCATTGAAGGAGTTCACTGCTCCTACTGCACTCACAACATCTTCTTGCATCGTTGTGGCTCCTATTCTTGATGGAGTGCGTTTTGAGATTAGACAAGCAACAATTCAGAGCCTACCTAACTTTTATGGGAAGACTAATGAAGATCCTTATCTACATGTGGAGGAATTCAAAGACATATGTGAAACTTTCAAGTATGGGATATCAGATGAGCATATTCGTTTGAGGCTTTTCCCATTCTCTTTGAAAGACAAGGCAAGAAAGTGGTTGAGTTCTCTTCCTTCTAATTCCATCGCTACTTGGGAGGATTTGCTTAAGAAGTTCTTGTTGAAATTCTTCCCTGCTACAAAGACCAATGCTCTACAAACAGAGATTTTTAATTTCTGTCAACCTGATGGAGAATCTTTTTATGAAGCTTGGGAGCGGTACAAAGATTTGTTTGTGAGGTGTCCTCACCATGGATTTACTAAACCTCAGAAGGCTCAATTTTTTTTTATAGAGGTCTGAACTTCCAAAACAGAGGTATGGTGGATGCTATAGTTAGTGGAAGCTTGATGGGAAGGACAACAGAAGAAGCAATTCAAGCTTTTGAGACTATAAATGAGAATTCGCAGCAGTATGAGCCTAGCTTATGCTTCAGGTCCTAAAAGAGGAGGTCTTTATGAGGTTAGTGCAAATACCAAGCTAGAAGAGCAAGTTGCAGCTTTGGCAAGACAAATGAAAAGCCTTACTCCTCTATTAAACAAGGATGCAAAGGAGACATGTGTCTTGTGTTCTAGTTTTTCACATACCACAGAAGCTTGTCCAAAACTTCATGGTGATGAGGAAGTCAATATGGTGAATAACTACGGAAGGCCAATGAATAATTTCTCTGGCAATAACTATAATTAATTCGGGTTGGAGACCACATTCAAATCGTTTTTATAGCAACAACAATCATGTGCAGATGCCAAGAAATAATCCTCCTATTCAGAATTATCAAGGGCCAAGTGAACAAAGAAACCATCTCTTGAAGAAACTATGTAGCAATTTGCACAAAATCAGATAGAATTTCAAAAGTCCAATGCTCAGATGCTTCAAGCTATTCAAGAGACCAAGAAAGAGCAGCAAGTTCAATCTCAAGCTATTTTTAAGTTGGAAGTTCAAGTTGGGTAGATTGCCAATGCTTTAAATGAGAGAGAACAAGGGGGTTTCCCTAGCCAACCTCTTGTTAATCCGAGGGGTCAAATTGAGAAGCATGAGACTATGAAAGTTGTGATCACGTTGAGGAGTGGAAAAAAGGTTGATACCAATGTTCGTGGCTCAAAAGATGTTCAAGAAGAAGAGCAACAAGAAGAGTTCGAAACAGAGATTGATGATACTGTTGCTATCCTAGTAGCTAATGAATCAGCAGAGAGGAGCTCCGAAACCATGATTGAAGAGGTTATTTCAATCCTGAGCAGAAAAACTGATTAGAAACCAACAACTTCCAGCAATCCAGTGACGACTTTGAAGCCTCTTGTAGAGTCTCAATTTGTTCCAAAACCTCCATACCAGAGCTGCTTCATAAGCCAAAGAAAGATAGTCACTTGTCTGAGATTATGAAATTATTTCGTAAGGTGCAGATCAATATTCCTTTGCTTGATGTTATTTAACAAATTCCAGCTTATGCAAAGTTTTTGAAAGATTTATGCACTAACAAAAAGAGATTTAAAGACCATGAGAAGGTGTTGTTGTCAGAAGAGGTTAGTGCAGTGATTCAAAGGAGACTCCCTCCAAAGTTAAAAGACCCATGAAGCTTTACTATACCTTGCACCATTGGTGATCATCACTTTGAGCGTGCTTTGATGGATTTGGGTGCTAGTGTCAACTTGATGTCGTACTCATTGTTTCTAAAACTAAAGCTTGGTGACTTGCAACCGACATCCATGACTTTGCAATTTGCAAACCGCTTAGTCAAGCGACCGAAAGGAATTGTGGAAGATGTGTTGGTGAAGGTTGATAAGTTCATATTGCCTGCAGGTTCTCCAAGCTCACAAAACAGCCATTGGGAGGCCATTGCAGACATTAAAGGTATTAGTCCTACAATGGACCACCCAATGGCTGTTTTGTGAGCTTGGAGAACCTGCAACAGCTTCTTTTCATCAGTGCGTTTATTTCATTAGGTGTAATATAATTGACATAATAAGTTGTTCTAGTACTCCACAAGGATTTAAGTTTGTTACTATTATCTGTGCTGGCGCTGAGGGCCTTAGCTGAAACCAGCATTCACTCTGTTTGTTGACATAAAGTATAATTCGAATAAGCTGCACAGATCTTACAGTATGTTTGAGTTATGTCAAAATACACTGCAAAATATTTTAGCAATCTCTGTACTATTGACTACCTGAGCGTTGTATCTTTGAAGGCCCACAACTGGAGATACAATACTGTCATCCATACTAGGAGACTCAAAGTTGGCACTTCTACGAACCAAACAACCAAGCGAAAGGTAAGTCAAAAATGCTGCTCGGAAGTTACTATCAGGTATCCTGTAAATAGGATACCATGCCACAGAGTACCTGAAAATCATATTGCACTTGAAAGTTACATGCTATTTAGAAATTTAAGGACCTCAGGAAAGCTCTCTTTTTGTCTTGTTCACTCATGTGTCAATTGCATTTCCTCTAAAACTCTTTAAATAGTGATTAAAATCATTTTAGCTAAAAAACTAATAGCATGATTAATTTACAGTGGGAAGGTATGAATCTGTTTGTATTACTAACCAAGATCTGGGATGTAGATCATTTAGATTTATAGTCTAGTTTAGTTGGATCGCCATACACTTTTGAATGTGAGTTTCCATCACCTCTAACCAGCTCTTTTATCCTTAAATGGAGGGAACACAATAAGATCATCTGAAAGTACTAGTCAAAGTAAAGTTCGTTAGGATCACCGCAGATCCAAAAAATAGATACTTACATCTCAGTATATGATTCATGGGTAGAATTTTCCATGATTCATTAAGCAACACAAAAGAAATATTTGATTTGTGCACACTATCTTAAAAGCATTTCCAGCAGATATATGGAAAAATATTCAAACATATAATGAGAGAATTAACAGTAAAGTAAACTGTGGATATAATAACTTTTTAGATCTTAGAGTATATGGTATTATTATGCACATTTGCTATGCACTACTCTATATATGCTCATATCAAAAAATGTCAAACAGTATGATATCCATCGACTACAAAGTTAAATATACTATTATAACAATTTGAAGCACGAAATTCTAAAATTTAGGGGTGTCTGCTTACTTGCTGGGAGTGCTCTATATAAATGAGTTTCTCATTAAAATGAAATTTGAGACAGTAGGTATACACGTAGACAATTTATTAGCTTGCCTCTAAAGAATGGGAGAGGGTCAATATATTAGCCAAGTCTTAAAGAATTGGTACGGAATATATCGAAGTCTTTACCTGCTTTTGAATACCAAGGAGTTATTTATTCGAAGTTACTACCTGCTTCCATAGACATGGCCAATCCAAGACCAGTTCAGATGAATTTCTCTCCATCTCTTCCATCTATAAATAGGCATCTGCTCCATACAAGATCTTCATCCACCTCCAGTTCTCTCTTATACAGAACTATAACATATACTGAGTATTGCGATCACGATGATGAAAGGTGCTCATTTCCCTGCTACAACTGCTGCTTTTGCCCTACTGGCATTGGCAACCTTCCACCTTGTCTCTGCCTCTGATCCTAGTTCTCTCCAAGATTTCTGTGTAGCACTTAAGAACACTGATGGTATATACTATATCGTACTGTGGTCACTATATTGCTTCCAATATNNNNNNNNNNNNNNNNNNNNCCCGGAAACACATCAAATGCGGTTGGTTCCAAGGTCACCCCGGCGAATGTGGAGCAAATAGCAGGGCTGAACACTCTTGGGATATCCCTTGCTCGCATAGACTATGCACCAAATGGCGGACTAAACCCTCCTCACACCCACCCTCGGGCCTCGGAGTTTCTTGTGGTCATGGAAGGCACTCTCTACGTTGGCTTCGTCACATCCAACTCTGACAACGGCAACAAGCTATTCACCAAAGTGTTGTACCCTGGAGATGTGTTTGTCTTCCCGGTTGGTCTTATTCACTTCCAGTTCAACATCGGAAAGGTCAATGCCGTGGCCATTGCCGGTCTTAGCAGCCAGAACCCAGGTGTCATCACCATAGCCAACGCCGTTTTCGGCTCCAAACCTCCGATCAAGCTTGATGTTCTCACCAAGGCCTTCCAAGTTGAAAGCAATGTCGTTGAGTATCTCCAGAACCAGTTCTGGTATGACAACAACTAGGAACATGCTAACAATTGTATCACGAAACGATGGCCTTACATATCATACAACACATAATCTAAGCTTTTGTAAAAGAAGATGGTAGTTGCTTATATGTAATGTACCTCTTCCTTGATCAGTGGATTATTGGAATTTGATTATTAATAAATACTCGCATCATATAAAGCGTTTTTGCGTCCTGTCTCTAAACCTCTTGCATTTTAAACAATTCATCACGAAGAGTTGGCCGTAAATTTAGAATTCATGCTACAAAATGCGCAGAAGTACTTTTACCAAAGAGAATGAAATGAAAGGAGTACTTCTACCAAAGAAAATGAATTCTCATTTAATTGAGATAGATCAAATCTCCAAACTGAGAACGGTTTTTACAGATCATGTATTCTGTAAGATATTTGCAATATTATCAGGAGGCTGCTAAACTGATAACACTACACTACCTTTCTTTAGTAACACTACAGTACCTTTCCAAATCCCTGAAAGAGTTGCATTATATTCCAAGGCACTCACATGCCTCCTGGAAGGAAAGGCTATATGTACATGTATGTGTAACGAAAAAAAANAAAAAAAAAAAACAAAGAAAAAGAGAAGCCCTGAAGGTTGATCACTCTTTCTGCCTACCTGAGGTTAGATGTTATCTTGAATGACAATGAGCTTAATGGGGAACTGTCGACTAGTTTAATTACAATTTGTTAAAATGAGTGAAGATTTCAATAGCGCCGCCTAGAGAGAAAAAATTCATAGTCTGGATGCATGTTTACAGATGTCACACCTCCTTTGCTCACAACAGCTCTTGCCATAACAGATGCTGTCTCCTCAAGTGTCCTCAAACGCTCTTCCAGTACTCCACAAGGGTTTAAGTTTGTTACTATTGTCTGTGCTGGTGCTGAGGGCCTTAGCTGAAACCAGCATTCACTCTGTTTGTTGACATAAAGTATAATTCGAATAAGCTGCACAGATCTTACAGTATGTTTGAATTACATGTTAAAATACACTGCAAAATATTTTAGCAATCTCTGTACTATTGACTACCTGAGCGTTGTAACTCTGAAGGCCCACAACTGGAGATACAATACTGTCATCCATACTAGGAGACTCAAAGTTGGCACTTCTACGAACCAAACAACCAAGTGAATGGTAAGTCAAAAATGCTGCTCGGAAGTTACCATCAGGTATCCTGTAAATAGGATACCATGCCACAGAGTACCTGAAAATCAGATTGCCCTTGAAAGTTACATGCTATTTAGAAATTTAAGGACCTCAGGAAAGCTCTCTTTTTGTTTTGTTCACTCATGTGTCAATTGCATTTCCTCTAAAACTCTTTAAATAGTGATTAAAATCATTTTAGCTAAAAAAATAACAGGGTTTATTACATGCAGCATGATTAAATATACAATGGGAAGGTATGAATCTGTTTGTATTACTAACCAAGATCTGGGATGTAGATCATTTAGATTTATAGAGTCTAGTTTAGTTGGATCGCCATACACTTTTGAATGTGAGTTTCCATCACCTCTAACCAGCTCTTTTATCCTGAAATGGAGGGAACACAATAAGATCATCTGAAAGTACCGGTCATTGTAAAGTTCGTTAGGATACTTACATCTCAGTATATGATTCATGGGTAGAATTTTCCATGATTCATTAAGCAACACAAAAGAAATATTTGATTTGTGCACACTATCTTAAAAGCATTTCCAGCAGATAGAAAAATATTCAAACATATAATGAGAGAATTAACAGTAAAGTAAACTTGGGATATAATAACTTTTTAGATCTTAGAGTATATGGTATTATTATGCACATTTGCTATGCACTACTCTATGCTCATATCAAAAAATGTCAAACAATATGATATCCATCGACTACAAAGTTAAATATACTATTATAACAATTTGAAGCACGAAATTCTAAAATTTAGAGGTGTCTGCTTACTGGGAGTGCTCTATATAAATGAGTTTCTCATTAAAATGAAATTTGAGACAGTAGGTATACACGCAGACAATCTGTTCTGCATCAACTAGTCTTTTAGTAACTCATCACAACACTAAAAATCCATTGATTTACAATACCATGTTTATGTCTCTACAAAGGCTACTTTAAGTATCGATGTGATATCACTAAAGCATGTTATTCAATGACCACAACTTTCAGTGAAGAGCGTAAGAGTACTTACTTGTCATATAGAGGACGTCTCTGTCGAGGTTGTTCATATTCAAAATATTCTAAAAGCAGCTCTATATCACTGAAATATTTTGTGTCAGCTGATTGAACAAGTACATCTTTGGCAAAAGCTTCAGGAATAGCCAATTCGTTTACAAGTGGTGGGGTGATTGCATCTTCCTTACAATCAGGCTGAGAAAAAAGTAGTGAATATATCGGAAGACCACCAATGCTAGAGGATTTTCTGGATATCTCACCATTCGGGCATGGGTCTAACACTTCATCACTGTGAAGTCCATTGTTAATATCTCCAGCACCAGTACCCCTACCATTCTTGAAAAGCTGAATTCCTGACAAATAAGGGACAAAATAAGCACGAAATGCGAAACAATCAGTACCCAATCTCTTTGAATTCCCAAGTTCCTCTCCCCTTATTTCCATCCCATAGCTCCCATATTTCTCATACCACTCCCAAAGGCATTTTAAAGTGACATTTGGTGATTCATGTCTGCACAATGACGCTCCACCAACCTGGTCAGACAGGTTCCGTGAGCAGCAAGTGTGGCAACTTATGCAGCTAGGTGATTGATGTATAACGGGAGATGAATAATAAAGAAGTCTTTCAAATTCGGCAATTGGTTGACCAGTGATCATTTGAACAGTTTCAGATGCGAGCTGTGCCCTACAAGCATCACTCACTGCTTCTAATAATCTGTTTGAATAAGCTTCAAAAGCATTTAGCCCTTTGGATACATCAGAACTATTCACGTAGTTAGCTGCATCAAGCTTGTTGTTGGTCAGCTCTTTGACTGCATTTGATATAAGAAGCCTGCCCTCGGTGTCATCAGAAGAACAAGTTACGTCTATAGAACCCTGAGTCGTGGACTCAACGGCTTCTTTAGAAACCACATTGCCTTTAATAGTGTCTTTAATAGTCCATCTCTTAGAAGCTCCCTCATCAGAATGTTCAAGGGATGAACTTTCAGATCTAGTAGAGCTTGCCAACTCAGAATCCTTCAACCCAATTGGCATCCACTTCTGCGTAAGAGATCCAGAACTACTACGGTTTTGCTTGCTGCTCTCTGCAAGAGAGATTTGTCTCTGTACTTCTTGACTTGCTGCATCATGAAGTAGATGGGGAAGGTATACTAGAGATTGCATCTGAAGTAGATTTGACATCTTTTGCATTGAACCATCATCATTTCCTACATTTTGATCATTCATGACTGAGACAGTCTTACAGACATTTTCGAGATGACCAATCTCATTTGGACAGAGTTGCATGCTTTGAACTGATTCAGACTTGCATTCTACTTTGCTGGTCTGAAATCCAGCTGTTGGACAACTAGGCTGAGAACAAGATGTCGAAACAAGACTTAACCCTTTCTTGTCCTTCGCCTGAGTCAAGATATCTGATATGTCACTCTGATCCATCCGAAGCTTCAAAGAACCATCTGAGCCAGCCAAGCTAGCATGAGATCCTTTCCTGGAATAACATCTGTACTCTCGTTTCAAAGCTGGAGCGTTTCTTCTTTTCAACTTTTTTGAGACCTTATCTTTTTGCTGTTTCCTATTCTCACTCTTTAAAAAGACATCTATATCAACAGAATTACAGGTTCTATTAATCATGGGAGCCTCTTTCAAAGGGAGATCAAGCCTTGAGTAAACAGAACTTGCTGTCTTCAATTCACCAGTGCAATCATTGGCGTCATTCTTCTGGACCTTTTGCCAGACGGAATGAATATTTTCCTTCCCTGTACGCATATTTCCAACACTACCAGATTTGGGAACATTTGCACTTCGTTGTCCTACTTTGTTTTGCCTACTTCTCTTGTTAGGCACAACATATTTCATATCAGTACTACTGCTACAACCATGAGTACACTGCCTGGCTCCCTCAGTGTGATTATAGGTGTTTACAAAATCATTCAGTGAGCTTTGACGAGTGAAATATACCTTTCTAGAATTCGAATTTGGTGGTTCAGATATATCTGTGTTGTAAATTTCCTTGTCAGCATGTTTTTCATCATGACCAAGATTAATACTACCATCACTGTTTGAGCCAATTGAGATCGAATCCAATATGAAGGAGTCATGCATCTCAGAGTAACCTTTGGTATAGAGATCACTGCAATCGCTCGCCTTTGTGTGGTGAATACCCTCCACCCCATCTAAGATGGGAAATGCAGAATCTTTTAGTATAATTTGATTTTCAAGATTACTCACAGTGCCTAACTCATCAGGGGAAGAGGTACATGTCCTCTTAGCATCTAGCAATAAAAATACTGGTGCAGTTGAAGACAATGCTGGTCCATCCCCTTCATTGTTACCGCAGGTTTCAGAAGCTGAACTTACATTTCCATATTCCTCAGAAATCACTTCAGGATCAGTAGAGCGAACATTGCATAAAACTTTCTTGCTCTGTTTTCCCTTCTTTCTGCTCTTCTTTCTTGAACTTCTCTTCACAATGCTGTCTATTTTTCTATTACTAACCACATCTGACGATATGATTGCATTAGAATCATTTGCAATGATAGCCAAGGAATCACCGGAAGTTAATGACTTCTGAAATTTCCTGGAAACATTCCATTTGGTAGCTTTATTTACCAAGGTCTTATTTCGAGATTGGTGTCTCTTAGTTGAATCAGTAAATCTTCTATTTGTAAATGACTTGACAGAATAAACAACATCAAGAGGAGGACCCTTCTGCACCTTCTGTCGATTAAACTTGAAAGGACTAATTGGTGGCGAGTAAGCAAGATGAAGACTTTCCATATTCACCAGAGCACCCGATACCAGATTATTTATATTATCAGTACACTGCAATGGTAGTGCCACAATTCTCCAACGTCCGTCAGGTTCAAGGGAAAGGAATTTAAAGATAGCACACCTACGAAATAAAAAGAGGGTATACAATAATTGCCATTCCCTAGGCATAATACAGGAAGCAGGAGATGAAGAATTAAGCAGCAAGCAATGATCTTAGCAATGGCTATCAAACACTAATTTAATTTAATGTATGTTTTGATGCACAGCCTGTCTAATTGTCCAATGCTCAGATACTTCACAGAAATGAGGAACTCCAAGAGTTTCAATAATCAATGGTTTCTAGAGTACTTCTTTGTATTTGTGCCAACCTATTCCAAGATCGATAATTTTAGATCTGCCCAGTTTTGCTGGGACACTAGGACGGTTTCACAGTATGTTTCTCAAATTCTAGTGAAATTGAGACAAAGGAAAAGCTAAGAGATTATGATAGGAACCAATTATATTATGCATTTATGTGATGCAAACAAGCAGGATGTATAGTATTGGCAAACTAAGAAATATGCAAAACCATCAGAGAAAAGAGGCACGGTCATACATAGCTCAATAATCAACTTCACCAGACAGAAAACATGTGAACTAATTCAATTGGATTAGTTTTACCACATAGAAGTGAGAAACAAGCAATTAAGCAGTGGCAATTAAAATGTCTTTACCTACTATCGGAGTTCCTCCATGTGACAGAAGGCACTTCGCATTCCTGCAAAAGGTACCAGTCCAGAATAACTACATGCTTGCCACAGCTGAAAATGAAATACATCCAAATAAATCTGCAGAACAAATATGCATTACCTCTAAAGATGTCCTGAAACTACTTTGTTCTTTACTTGATAAGGAATCTCTTCCTCTGTCTGCACCCTTCTGAAAATCGCTATTAGCTCTTCGAAGGGCACAATGCATCTTTTGCTGTGCCTGTCCACATAATTGACACAGAATATAATCACCGCTAAAACAAAATATAACTACA encodes the following:
- the LOC101310522 gene encoding germin-like protein subfamily 1 member 7-like — translated: MMKGAHFPATTAAFALLALATFHLVSASDPSSLQDFCVALKNTDGIYYIPGNTSNAVGSKVTPANVEQIAGLNTLGISLARIDYAPNGGLNPPHTHPRASEFLVVMEGTLYVGFVTSNSDNGNKLFTKVLYPGDVFVFPVGLIHFQFNIGKVNAVAIAGLSSQNPGVITIANAVFGSKPPIKLDVLTKAFQVESNVVEYLQNQFWYDNN
- the LOC101310807 gene encoding uncharacterized protein LOC101310807: MLSLIELKAQQKMHCALRRANSDFQKGADRGRDSLSSKEQSSFRTSLEECEVPSVTWRNSDSRCAIFKFLSLEPDGRWRIVALPLQCTDNINNLVSGALVNMESLHLAYSPPISPFKFNRQKVQKGPPLDVVYSVKSFTNRRFTDSTKRHQSRNKTLVNKATKWNVSRKFQKSLTSGDSLAIIANDSNAIISSDVVSNRKIDSIVKRSSRKKSRKKGKQSKKVLCNVRSTDPEVISEEYGNVSSASETCGNNEGDGPALSSTAPVFLLLDAKRTCTSSPDELGTVSNLENQIILKDSAFPILDGVEGIHHTKASDCSDLYTKGYSEMHDSFILDSISIGSNSDGSINLGHDEKHADKEIYNTDISEPPNSNSRKVYFTRQSSLNDFVNTYNHTEGARQCTHGCSSSTDMKYVVPNKRSRQNKVGQRSANVPKSGSVGNMRTGKENIHSVWQKVQKNDANDCTGELKTASSVYSRLDLPLKEAPMINRTCNSVDIDVFLKSENRKQQKDKVSKKLKRRNAPALKREYRCYSRKGSHASLAGSDGSLKLRMDQSDISDILTQAKDKKGLSLVSTSCSQPSCPTAGFQTSKVECKSESVQSMQLCPNEIGHLENVCKTVSVMNDQNVGNDDGSMQKMSNLLQMQSLVYLPHLLHDAASQEVQRQISLAESSKQNRSSSGSLTQKWMPIGLKDSELASSTRSESSSLEHSDEGASKRWTIKDTIKGNVVSKEAVESTTQGSIDVTCSSDDTEGRLLISNAVKELTNNKLDAANYVNSSDVSKGLNAFEAYSNRLLEAVSDACRAQLASETVQMITGQPIAEFERLLYYSSPVIHQSPSCISCHTCCSRNLSDQVGGASLCRHESPNVTLKCLWEWYEKYGSYGMEIRGEELGNSKRLGTDCFAFRAYFVPYLSGIQLFKNGRGTGAGDINNGLHSDEVLDPCPNGEISRKSSSIGGLPIYSLLFSQPDCKEDAITPPLVNELAIPEAFAKDVLVQSADTKYFSDIELLLEYFEYEQPRQRRPLYDKIKELVRGDGNSHSKVYGDPTKLDSINLNDLHPRSWYSVAWYPIYRIPDGNFRAAFLTYHSLGCLVRRSANFESPSMDDSIVSPVVGLQSYNAQLIRIILYVNKQSECWFQLRPSAPAQTIVTNLNPCGVLEERLRTLEETASVMARAVVSKGGVTSVNMHPDYEFFLSRRRY